Proteins from a genomic interval of Mycobacterium conspicuum:
- a CDS encoding DNA-3-methyladenine glycosylase I, producing the protein MEDDGRIRCGWAGLSSGPHAEMYRNYHDQEWGRPLHDGTALFERMSLEAFQSGLSWLIILRKRENFRRAFRGFDVKKIARFKDADVQRLLADDGIVRNRAKIEATIANARAALDLGSPADLSELLWSFAPPPRPRPADGSEIPSASAESKAMARELKRLGFRFVGPTTAYALMQATGMVDDHIRACWVPPLSR; encoded by the coding sequence ATGGAGGACGACGGCCGGATCCGGTGCGGCTGGGCGGGACTGAGCTCCGGTCCGCACGCCGAGATGTACCGCAACTATCACGATCAGGAGTGGGGCCGCCCGCTGCACGACGGGACCGCGCTGTTCGAGCGGATGAGCCTGGAGGCCTTTCAGAGCGGGCTGTCATGGCTGATCATCCTGCGCAAACGCGAGAATTTCCGGCGCGCGTTCCGCGGGTTCGACGTCAAGAAGATCGCCCGCTTCAAAGACGCCGACGTGCAGCGGTTGCTGGCCGATGACGGGATCGTGCGCAATCGGGCCAAGATCGAGGCGACCATCGCCAACGCCCGCGCCGCCCTCGACCTGGGGTCGCCCGCCGACCTGTCCGAGCTGCTGTGGTCGTTCGCGCCGCCGCCGCGGCCGCGACCGGCCGACGGATCCGAAATCCCCTCAGCGAGCGCCGAATCGAAGGCCATGGCGCGCGAACTGAAGCGCCTCGGGTTCCGCTTCGTCGGCCCTACCACCGCCTATGCGCTGATGCAGGCGACGGGGATGGTCGACGACCATATTCGTGCGTGTTGGGTGCCCCCGCTAAGTCGGTAG
- a CDS encoding glucosyl-3-phosphoglycerate synthase, with product MTASDLVAGDLTNHRLLWNRPSWTIAELVAAKAGRTISVVLPALDEEETIESVVDSISPLTGSLVDELIVLDSGSTDETEIRAIAAGARVVSREQALPEIPTRPGKGEALWRSLAATSGDIVVFVDSDLINPHPMFVPWLVGPLLTGDGIHLVKSFYRRPLDAGATGGGRVTELVARPLLAALRPELGGVLQPLGGEYAATRELLTSLPFAPGYGVEIGLLVDTFDRLGLDAIAQVNLGVRAHRNRPLAELGVMSRQVMATLLSRCGIPDSGIGLTQFFPDGDEFTARTSPVSLVDRPPMNGLRPR from the coding sequence ATGACAGCGTCGGACCTGGTCGCCGGTGACCTCACCAACCACAGGCTGCTGTGGAACCGCCCCAGCTGGACCATCGCCGAACTGGTGGCGGCCAAGGCCGGGCGGACCATCTCGGTGGTGCTGCCCGCCCTCGACGAGGAAGAGACCATCGAATCGGTGGTCGACAGCATCTCGCCGCTGACCGGCAGCCTGGTCGACGAGCTGATCGTGCTGGACTCGGGCTCCACCGACGAGACCGAGATCCGGGCCATCGCCGCCGGCGCCCGCGTCGTCAGCCGCGAGCAGGCGCTGCCGGAAATCCCGACCCGGCCCGGCAAGGGCGAGGCGCTGTGGCGCTCGCTGGCGGCCACCAGCGGCGACATCGTGGTGTTCGTCGACTCCGACCTGATCAACCCGCATCCGATGTTCGTGCCGTGGCTGGTCGGCCCGCTGCTCACCGGGGACGGCATCCACCTGGTCAAAAGCTTCTATCGACGGCCGCTCGACGCGGGGGCGACCGGCGGTGGGCGGGTCACCGAGCTGGTGGCGCGGCCCCTGTTGGCGGCGCTGCGGCCCGAGCTGGGCGGCGTGCTGCAGCCGCTGGGCGGCGAGTACGCGGCCACCCGCGAACTGCTGACGTCGCTGCCGTTCGCGCCGGGCTACGGGGTGGAGATCGGCCTGTTGGTCGACACCTTCGACCGGTTGGGCCTGGACGCGATCGCGCAGGTCAACCTGGGTGTGCGGGCGCACCGCAACCGGCCGCTGGCCGAGCTGGGCGTGATGAGCCGCCAGGTGATGGCGACCCTGTTATCGCGATGCGGCATCCCCGACTCGGGGATCGGGCTGACGCAATTCTTCCCCGACGGCGACGAGTTCACCGCGCGCACGTCGCCGGTGTCGCTGGTGGACCGGCCGCCGATGAACGGGTTGCGGCCCCGCTAG
- the glgC gene encoding glucose-1-phosphate adenylyltransferase, translating to MREAPHVLGIVLAGGEGKRLYPLTADRAKPAVPFGGAYRLIDFVLSNLVNARYLRICVLTQYKSHSLDRHISQNWRLSGLAGEYITPVPAQQRLGPRWYTGSADAIYQSLNLIYDEDPDYIVVFGADHVYRMDPEQMVAFHVDSGAGATVAGIRVPRSEAHAFGCIDADDSGRIRNFLEKPLEPPGTPDDPDSTFVSMGNYIFTTKVLIDAIRADADDDHSDHDMGGDIIPRLVEDGMAAVYDFNDNEVPGATDRDRAYWRDVGTLDAFYDAHMDLVSVHPVFNLYNKRWPILGASENLAPAKFVNGGSAQESVVGAGSIISAASVRNSVLSSNVVVDDGAIVEGSVLMPGARVGRGAVVRHAILDKNVVVGPGEMVGVDLEKDRERFAISSGGVVAVGKGVWI from the coding sequence ATGAGGGAAGCGCCACACGTGCTGGGCATCGTCCTGGCCGGCGGTGAGGGCAAGCGGTTGTATCCGCTCACCGCCGATCGGGCCAAGCCCGCGGTTCCCTTCGGCGGCGCCTACCGACTGATCGACTTCGTGCTGTCCAATCTCGTCAACGCCCGCTATCTAAGGATTTGCGTTCTCACGCAATACAAGTCGCATTCACTCGACCGTCACATTTCGCAGAACTGGCGGTTGTCCGGATTGGCTGGCGAGTACATCACCCCGGTGCCGGCGCAGCAGCGCCTGGGCCCGCGCTGGTATACCGGATCGGCCGACGCGATCTATCAGTCGCTGAACCTGATCTATGACGAAGACCCGGACTACATAGTCGTTTTCGGCGCCGACCACGTGTACCGGATGGACCCCGAGCAGATGGTCGCCTTTCATGTCGACAGCGGAGCGGGAGCGACGGTGGCCGGCATCCGGGTGCCGCGCAGCGAGGCGCACGCGTTCGGGTGCATCGACGCCGACGACTCGGGCCGCATCCGCAATTTCCTCGAGAAGCCCCTGGAGCCGCCCGGCACTCCCGACGATCCCGACAGCACCTTCGTCTCGATGGGCAACTACATCTTCACCACCAAGGTGCTCATCGACGCGATTCGCGCCGACGCCGACGACGACCATTCCGATCACGACATGGGCGGCGACATCATCCCGCGGCTGGTCGAGGACGGGATGGCCGCCGTGTACGACTTCAACGACAACGAGGTCCCCGGTGCCACCGACCGCGACCGCGCCTACTGGCGGGACGTCGGAACGCTGGACGCGTTCTACGACGCGCACATGGACCTGGTGTCGGTGCATCCGGTGTTCAACCTGTACAACAAGCGCTGGCCGATCCTGGGCGCCTCGGAGAACCTGGCGCCGGCGAAGTTCGTCAACGGCGGCTCGGCGCAAGAGTCGGTGGTGGGTGCCGGCAGCATCATCTCGGCGGCCTCGGTGCGCAACTCGGTGCTGTCGTCCAACGTCGTCGTCGACGACGGCGCGATCGTGGAGGGCAGCGTGCTCATGCCGGGCGCGCGGGTCGGGCGCGGCGCCGTGGTGCGGCACGCCATCCTGGACAAGAACGTCGTCGTCGGGCCCGGCGAGATGGTCGGTGTCGATCTGGAGAAGGACCGCGAACGGTTCGCGATCAGCTCCGGCGGCGTGGTCGCGGTGGGCAAGGGCGTCTGGATTTAG
- the folP gene encoding dihydropteroate synthase, with translation MAIINRTPDSFYDRGATFSDDAARAAVHQAIAEGADVIDVGGVKAGPGETVDADTEIARLVPFIEWLRDAYPNQLISADTWRSEVAKLACAAGADLINDTWGGIDPALPEVAAEFGAGLVCSHTGGALPRTRPFRVSYGTTTRGVVDDVIRQVTAAAERAVAAGVARDRVLIDPAHDFGKNTFHGLVLLRHVADLVETGWPVLMALSNKDFVGETLGVELTERLEGTLAATALAAAAGVRMFRVHEVAATRRVLEMVASIQGTRPPARTVRGLA, from the coding sequence ATGGCGATCATCAACCGCACCCCGGACTCGTTCTACGACCGGGGCGCGACGTTCAGCGACGACGCGGCCCGCGCCGCCGTCCACCAGGCGATCGCCGAGGGCGCCGACGTCATCGACGTCGGGGGCGTCAAGGCCGGCCCGGGCGAGACCGTCGACGCCGACACCGAGATCGCGCGGCTGGTGCCGTTCATCGAATGGCTGCGCGACGCCTACCCGAACCAGCTGATCAGCGCCGACACCTGGCGCTCCGAGGTGGCCAAGCTGGCCTGCGCGGCGGGCGCGGACCTGATCAACGACACCTGGGGCGGGATCGACCCCGCCCTGCCCGAGGTCGCCGCCGAGTTTGGCGCGGGCCTGGTGTGTTCGCACACCGGCGGCGCGCTGCCGCGCACACGTCCGTTCCGGGTGAGCTACGGTACGACTACCCGCGGTGTGGTCGACGACGTGATTCGCCAGGTCACCGCCGCCGCCGAGCGGGCGGTCGCGGCCGGAGTGGCCCGCGATCGGGTGCTGATCGACCCGGCCCACGATTTCGGCAAGAACACCTTCCACGGGCTGGTGCTGCTGCGCCACGTGGCCGATCTGGTCGAGACCGGGTGGCCCGTGCTCATGGCGTTGAGTAACAAGGACTTCGTCGGGGAGACTCTGGGCGTGGAATTGACCGAACGGCTCGAGGGCACACTGGCCGCCACCGCGCTGGCGGCGGCCGCCGGTGTGCGCATGTTTCGGGTGCACGAGGTCGCCGCCACGAGGCGCGTCCTGGAAATGGTGGCCTCGATCCAGGGCACGCGCCCGCCGGCGCGCACCGTGAGGGGATTGGCATGA
- the glgA gene encoding glycogen synthase: MRVAMMTREYPPEVYGGAGVHVTELVAQLRRLCAVDVHCMGEPRPGAFAHQPDARLRGANAALSTLSSDLVMANAASAATVVHSHTWYTGMAGHLAAMLYDIPHVLTAHSLEPLRPWKAEQLGGGYRISTWVEHTAVRGADAIIAVSNGMREDMLRVYPALDPSLVHVIRNGIDTDVWQPAGPVRTGSVLAELGVDMSRPIVAFVGRITRQKGVAHLVAAAHQFSPEAQLVLCAGAPDTPEIAEEVRTAVAGLAGSRTGVYWIRDMLPIGELREILSAATVFVCPSVYEPLGIVNLEAMACATAVVASDVGGIPEVVADGVTGSLVHYDRDDPVGYRARLAEAVNELIADPERAERYGRAGRQRCIEEFSWAQVAEQTLDIYRKVCA, translated from the coding sequence ATGCGGGTGGCGATGATGACTCGGGAGTACCCTCCGGAGGTCTACGGCGGGGCGGGGGTACACGTCACCGAACTCGTTGCGCAGCTGCGCCGCCTGTGCGCGGTCGACGTGCACTGCATGGGCGAGCCCCGCCCCGGCGCGTTCGCCCATCAACCCGACGCGAGGCTGCGGGGCGCCAACGCGGCCCTGTCCACGTTGTCGTCGGACCTGGTGATGGCAAACGCGGCGTCGGCGGCCACGGTCGTGCATTCCCACACCTGGTACACCGGCATGGCCGGGCATCTGGCCGCGATGCTCTACGACATTCCCCACGTGTTGACCGCGCATTCCCTTGAGCCGCTGCGGCCGTGGAAGGCCGAGCAGCTCGGCGGCGGCTACCGGATCTCGACGTGGGTGGAGCACACCGCCGTGCGGGGCGCCGACGCGATCATCGCGGTCAGCAACGGCATGCGCGAAGACATGCTGCGCGTCTACCCCGCCCTGGACCCCAGCCTGGTGCACGTCATCCGCAACGGGATCGACACCGACGTGTGGCAGCCGGCCGGGCCCGTGCGCACCGGCTCCGTACTGGCCGAGCTCGGCGTCGACATGAGCCGGCCGATCGTGGCGTTCGTCGGGCGGATCACCCGGCAGAAGGGCGTCGCCCATTTGGTTGCGGCCGCGCACCAATTCAGCCCCGAGGCGCAGTTGGTGCTGTGCGCCGGCGCGCCCGACACCCCGGAGATCGCCGAGGAAGTGCGGACCGCGGTGGCCGGGCTGGCCGGCAGCCGCACCGGGGTGTACTGGATCCGCGACATGCTTCCCATCGGGGAGCTACGCGAAATCCTTTCGGCAGCAACAGTTTTCGTCTGTCCGTCGGTGTATGAGCCGTTGGGGATCGTGAACCTCGAGGCGATGGCCTGCGCCACCGCGGTGGTGGCCTCCGACGTCGGTGGGATACCCGAAGTGGTCGCCGACGGCGTCACCGGATCACTGGTGCACTACGACCGCGACGACCCGGTCGGTTACCGGGCCAGGTTGGCCGAGGCGGTCAATGAGTTGATTGCCGACCCCGAACGGGCGGAGCGCTACGGCCGCGCCGGACGCCAGCGCTGCATCGAGGAATTCTCCTGGGCGCAAGTGGCCGAGCAGACGTTGGACATCTACCGCAAGGTGTGCGCGTAA
- a CDS encoding DUF3117 domain-containing protein, with the protein MAAMKPRTGDGPLEATKEGRGIVMRVPLEGGGRLVVELTPDEAAALGDELKGVTS; encoded by the coding sequence ATGGCGGCGATGAAGCCCCGGACCGGAGACGGTCCTCTGGAAGCGACGAAGGAGGGGCGCGGCATCGTGATGCGGGTACCACTGGAAGGCGGCGGCCGGCTCGTCGTCGAGCTCACCCCCGACGAAGCCGCCGCGCTCGGCGACGAACTCAAGGGCGTCACCAGCTAG
- a CDS encoding DivIVA domain-containing protein, translated as MALVLLYLVVLVLVAIVLFGAGSLLFGRGEQLPPLPKGTTATVLPAFGVTGADVDAVKFTQVLRGYKTSEVDWVLDRLGRELEALRGQLAALQPSPETQPDVMEMEPNDAEKRPDK; from the coding sequence GTGGCGTTGGTATTGCTCTACCTGGTGGTTCTCGTCCTGGTGGCGATCGTGCTGTTCGGCGCCGGCAGCCTGCTGTTCGGGCGCGGCGAGCAGTTGCCGCCGCTGCCGAAGGGCACGACGGCGACGGTGTTGCCGGCGTTCGGCGTGACCGGCGCCGACGTCGACGCCGTCAAGTTCACCCAGGTGCTGCGCGGCTACAAGACCAGCGAGGTGGACTGGGTGCTGGACCGGCTGGGCCGGGAGCTCGAGGCGCTGCGCGGTCAGCTGGCGGCGCTGCAGCCATCCCCAGAAACCCAGCCCGACGTGATGGAGATGGAACCAAACGACGCCGAAAAACGTCCGGACAAGTAA